From Desulfovibrio inopinatus DSM 10711:
TAATCGTCGTTATGGAGGAGCACTTTGTATTGCTTGGGTTCACGCACCTCGTCGCGGACGTCTGTGGTGGACTCAAGACCATCATCAAAAAAGGGCTCGCTCATTCTTCCTCCCGATCATATCCCGACATGAATTGCTCGCGCCTCGTATCGAGATGTCGGTATCAATTACAAATAATAACGGATCGAGGCCTGTCGAGACCTCGGGAGTACTTTCAGCCAGAGCCGAGCATATCCCGATGTTTCTTCACTGCCACTATAAATAATGAAAAAAGAGACTGGGGACAACCTTGGCCCTTCAGATTTTCCTACCAACATCCTTGTTGTTGTCAGAAAGAGATGCAATCAGGCGAGAACGTTCTGGTTCGGAAAAGACAAAATTATCATCAGGGGGTAGGCCTTGGGCCTGTCGAAAGGCACAATTGAGCTGGTGATAGTTCTCTGTCAATATATCAGAATCAGCCAAGCCGAGCGCGGTTGCCGTTTTTTCAATAGTATCGGCATCCCCTTCAAATTCAATGTAGTTGCCAAAAACAAGATGATCCAAACAGGCAACGGTTCCTTCAGCAATCAACCAAGTCTCCCGAATTTTTTCGTAACGCAATGACTCAATAAATCCAAGATGATGGAAAATCATTTTTATGATTTCGTAGTCTTCAACAACTGTTTCCAACTCTTCCATAACTTTAAAATGATCGCTGCTCATTGAAGACGGGAGTTTGAGAGTAATGCGCGCTTGATCATCCTGACGCACACGTAACAACATATTTGAGGTACACAAACGACGATCCGGTGTATCGTAAACAATGTTCTCCTCAAACATGCGTGAATGCATTACAGCACCCAAAGCACGCAATCCTTTTCGAATTGTTGAAAACCCGGGAATGCAATACTTTCGTTCAATTTCAAGATGCATATTGTCACTCAATCTTTATATTTCCAGCAAGCGTCTTCACGAGCAGGATCGTACGACTTCATGAGCGATTGCCTCAAGAGGTAGCACTCTATCCACACCGCCAAGTTTAATGGCTTCTTGTGGCATTCCAAAAACCACACTCGTGGCTTCATCCTGGGCAATAGTATAGGCTCCGACATCTTTCAGTTCTTTCATTCCGGTCGCGCCGTCGTCTCCCATGCCTGTCATGATAACACCGACAGCGTTCTTTCCTGCGTAGCGAGCCGCCGAACGAAACAGTACATCAACACTGGGTCGATGTCGCCTGACAAGAGGTCCGTCCTTGATTTCAGTATAATATCGCGCCCCGCTCCGTTTCAAAAGCATATGCTTATTACCGGGAGCGATGAGTGCCTGGCCGCGCAAAACCGTATCATTATCAACCGCTTCCTTGACCGTTATGCGACAAATTCCGTTAAGCCGCTTGGCAAATGCGGCCGTAAAATGTTCAGGCATATGCTGTACGATCGCAATACCTGGACAGTCCTGGGGCAACGCTTCAAGAAAAACACGCAACGCTTCAGTACCGCCTGTGGACGCGCCAACGACAACAACCTTCTCTGTTGTCTGAAACATCGCTTTGCCCTTAGGACCCGGCAAAACCGCGTCG
This genomic window contains:
- a CDS encoding class IV adenylate cyclase, with amino-acid sequence MHLEIERKYCIPGFSTIRKGLRALGAVMHSRMFEENIVYDTPDRRLCTSNMLLRVRQDDQARITLKLPSSMSSDHFKVMEELETVVEDYEIIKMIFHHLGFIESLRYEKIRETWLIAEGTVACLDHLVFGNYIEFEGDADTIEKTATALGLADSDILTENYHQLNCAFRQAQGLPPDDNFVFSEPERSRLIASLSDNNKDVGRKI
- a CDS encoding protein-glutamate methylesterase/protein-glutamine glutaminase, with translation MSANTIKVLVVDDSALVRQTLTEILDSDPTIEVVGAAADPYAAAKKLETTVPDVITLDIEMPRMDGLTFLKKLMTQHPIPVVICSTLTESGSETTLRALEFGAVDIILKPKIGTKQFLEEARIRVCDAVKAAARARVKKITTTQLKVQPKLSADAVLPGPKGKAMFQTTEKVVVVGASTGGTEALRVFLEALPQDCPGIAIVQHMPEHFTAAFAKRLNGICRITVKEAVDNDTVLRGQALIAPGNKHMLLKRSGARYYTEIKDGPLVRRHRPSVDVLFRSAARYAGKNAVGVIMTGMGDDGATGMKELKDVGAYTIAQDEATSVVFGMPQEAIKLGGVDRVLPLEAIAHEVVRSCS